CGGACCAGGGCCATTTCACACCAGGGAGCCTCTCCCTCGGCCCCCAACAGGTGCCTGAGGGCTGGGGTCCCACCTGAGGAAGCTTACGGGGTTGGCCCTCAACCTGTCAGGGACACATCCCAGCTCCAGGGTGAGGAATGCCtgatcccccctcctccctcagcccacgGGGACCTTTTTGGGGTCTCCCTTTGGGATGCTTCTGGAATTctgttctcaggccttcagagcCTTGTGATAGGGTCTTACCCCCTGGGGTGCTAAAAGCCACCATTCTGGCCACTCCCCACAGGCACCCCCGCAAACACCCCCCGCGGGTCCCCTCGGGTCCAGGTGCACTAAAGCGCTTCGACCTTGACGCTGGGGGTGGGCGACAGGGTCTCCAGGTGCACGCGCTGGTGCTTGAGCAGGTGCTGCTTCTGGCTGAAGCTGCGCCCGCAGGCGGCGCACCGGTAGGGCCGCTCGCCCGTGTGGTTGCGCCGGTGCCGCGTCAGGTTGGGCTTCTGGCTGAAGCGGCGGCCGCACTCGGGGCACGGGTAGGGCCGCTCGCCCGTGTGGATGCGCCGGTGGACGGTGAGCGCCGACCACCACGCGAAGCTCTTGCCGCACTCGCTGCAGATGAACTGGCGCTGCTCCCCGGGCCCCACCAGGTCCTCCCGCGCTCCGCACCACCTCACGTCCGCGGGTCGCCGGGCCGATGGGGGGCTGTGCGGTGGCGCCGACCGGCCCTGGGGGACGTGGGCCTGCGGCTCGGGGCCCGGCGACCGGGCAGCGGCGGCGCCGGCGTGTGCGCGCTGGTGGGCCCGCAGCGCCGCGCGGCCGGGGCAGCTCTGGCCGCAGAGGGGGCAGCGCGCCGCCCGGGCGCCCGGCAGGTGCGTGCGCTGGTGCTTGAGCAGGTGCTGCTTCTGGCGGAAGCGGCGGCCGCAGTGCGGGCAGGGGTGCGGGCGCTCGCCCGTGTGGTTGCGCAGGTGCCGCGTCAGGTTGGGCTTCTGGCTGAAGCGGCGGCCGCACTCGGGGCACGGGTAGGGCCGCTCGCCCGTGTGGATGCGCCGGTGGATGTTCAGCGACGACCACCACGTGAAGCTCTTGCCGCACTCGCTGCAGATGAACTGGCGCTGCTCGCCGGGCcccgtggcggcggcggcggtctGCGCCCCCACTTGGCGCCACCAGCCCTGGAagagccccagccaggcccacTCGGGGCGCCCCCGCGGCGGCCCCGGACGCAGTCGACGGCCCCCGCAGGCCGCGGACTCCCGGAGCAGCTCCCACAGCCCGGCGCGGGCGCCCTGGCGGTCCCGGGCGTGCGCGCGCTGGTGGATGCGGAGGCCCACCGGGTGGCGGAAGCAGCGCTCGCACTCGGGGCACGAGTAGGTGGCGGGCCGCGCATGGGTCTTCTGGTGTTTGAGCAGGTGCTGCTTCTGGCTGAAGCGCCTGGCGCACTCGGGGCAGCGGAAGGGCCGCTCGCCCGTGTGCTGCTGCTGGTGGCGCGCCAGGTTGGGCTTCTGGCTGAAGCTCTTGCCGCAGCTGCCGCACAGGTAAGGCTTCTCCCCGGTGTGGGTGCGCTGGTGGATCTTCAGGGACGACCACCAGCTGAACCTCTTCCCGCAGTCCAGACACACGAAATGACCCTCGCGGGCAGACAGAACGGGGctcaggggggcgggggctgccccCGGAACCTGGCCTGCCAGCCCAGCATCCTGCTCAGTGGGAGGGGTCCACCTGGGACCCCCAGTCTCCTCCTGTCCCCCCAAGGATCGGGGTTTCCCCAAAGCCTGGCATGGTGGGAGGCCCAGGGGCTGCTGGAAAATGTTTTCCTTGTCCTTGGAAAGCGCGGCCGGCGGCGCCAGCGTCTGCAGCAGCCGCTCTGGCTTCTCTTGCTTGATCTTCATCACCAGCCGGTCTCCTGCCAGAAACAAAGGGACAGAGGACGGGGAGAGTCAGTCACTGCTCTGAGCTCTGAGGGAGACTTGCCTGGAGGACAGAGCAGGAGGGCAGAGCATAGCAGGAAATAAGACAGGGCAGAAGAATGCACAAGGAAGAGATTTTAAAGGGGAGAAGATGAaatggggaaaggagaaaggagacagTAGGAGAAGGAAGGGCAGTAGGGCAAGGGCAGGGACAGGTTGGGGGTTGGAAAAGgacaaagagaaaga
This DNA window, taken from Myotis daubentonii chromosome 10, mMyoDau2.1, whole genome shotgun sequence, encodes the following:
- the ZNF775 gene encoding zinc finger protein 775 isoform X2, translating into MESSLAGASTGDRLVMKIKQEKPERLLQTLAPPAALSKDKENIFQQPLGLPPCQALGKPRSLGGQEETGGPRWTPPTEQDAGLAGQVPGAAPAPLSPVLSAREGHFVCLDCGKRFSWWSSLKIHQRTHTGEKPYLCGSCGKSFSQKPNLARHQQQHTGERPFRCPECARRFSQKQHLLKHQKTHARPATYSCPECERCFRHPVGLRIHQRAHARDRQGARAGLWELLRESAACGGRRLRPGPPRGRPEWAWLGLFQGWWRQVGAQTAAAATGPGEQRQFICSECGKSFTWWSSLNIHRRIHTGERPYPCPECGRRFSQKPNLTRHLRNHTGERPHPCPHCGRRFRQKQHLLKHQRTHLPGARAARCPLCGQSCPGRAALRAHQRAHAGAAAARSPGPEPQAHVPQGRSAPPHSPPSARRPADVRWCGAREDLVGPGEQRQFICSECGKSFAWWSALTVHRRIHTGERPYPCPECGRRFSQKPNLTRHRRNHTGERPYRCAACGRSFSQKQHLLKHQRVHLETLSPTPSVKVEAL
- the ZNF775 gene encoding zinc finger protein 775 isoform X3; amino-acid sequence: MLQTAKVPAGDRLVMKIKQEKPERLLQTLAPPAALSKDKENIFQQPLGLPPCQALGKPRSLGGQEETGGPRWTPPTEQDAGLAGQVPGAAPAPLSPVLSAREGHFVCLDCGKRFSWWSSLKIHQRTHTGEKPYLCGSCGKSFSQKPNLARHQQQHTGERPFRCPECARRFSQKQHLLKHQKTHARPATYSCPECERCFRHPVGLRIHQRAHARDRQGARAGLWELLRESAACGGRRLRPGPPRGRPEWAWLGLFQGWWRQVGAQTAAAATGPGEQRQFICSECGKSFTWWSSLNIHRRIHTGERPYPCPECGRRFSQKPNLTRHLRNHTGERPHPCPHCGRRFRQKQHLLKHQRTHLPGARAARCPLCGQSCPGRAALRAHQRAHAGAAAARSPGPEPQAHVPQGRSAPPHSPPSARRPADVRWCGAREDLVGPGEQRQFICSECGKSFAWWSALTVHRRIHTGERPYPCPECGRRFSQKPNLTRHRRNHTGERPYRCAACGRSFSQKQHLLKHQRVHLETLSPTPSVKVEAL
- the ZNF775 gene encoding zinc finger protein 775 isoform X4 translates to MESSLAGDRLVMKIKQEKPERLLQTLAPPAALSKDKENIFQQPLGLPPCQALGKPRSLGGQEETGGPRWTPPTEQDAGLAGQVPGAAPAPLSPVLSAREGHFVCLDCGKRFSWWSSLKIHQRTHTGEKPYLCGSCGKSFSQKPNLARHQQQHTGERPFRCPECARRFSQKQHLLKHQKTHARPATYSCPECERCFRHPVGLRIHQRAHARDRQGARAGLWELLRESAACGGRRLRPGPPRGRPEWAWLGLFQGWWRQVGAQTAAAATGPGEQRQFICSECGKSFTWWSSLNIHRRIHTGERPYPCPECGRRFSQKPNLTRHLRNHTGERPHPCPHCGRRFRQKQHLLKHQRTHLPGARAARCPLCGQSCPGRAALRAHQRAHAGAAAARSPGPEPQAHVPQGRSAPPHSPPSARRPADVRWCGAREDLVGPGEQRQFICSECGKSFAWWSALTVHRRIHTGERPYPCPECGRRFSQKPNLTRHRRNHTGERPYRCAACGRSFSQKQHLLKHQRVHLETLSPTPSVKVEAL
- the ZNF775 gene encoding zinc finger protein 775 isoform X1, which translates into the protein MFQARGTIRKCSNNWSIHQPGDRLVMKIKQEKPERLLQTLAPPAALSKDKENIFQQPLGLPPCQALGKPRSLGGQEETGGPRWTPPTEQDAGLAGQVPGAAPAPLSPVLSAREGHFVCLDCGKRFSWWSSLKIHQRTHTGEKPYLCGSCGKSFSQKPNLARHQQQHTGERPFRCPECARRFSQKQHLLKHQKTHARPATYSCPECERCFRHPVGLRIHQRAHARDRQGARAGLWELLRESAACGGRRLRPGPPRGRPEWAWLGLFQGWWRQVGAQTAAAATGPGEQRQFICSECGKSFTWWSSLNIHRRIHTGERPYPCPECGRRFSQKPNLTRHLRNHTGERPHPCPHCGRRFRQKQHLLKHQRTHLPGARAARCPLCGQSCPGRAALRAHQRAHAGAAAARSPGPEPQAHVPQGRSAPPHSPPSARRPADVRWCGAREDLVGPGEQRQFICSECGKSFAWWSALTVHRRIHTGERPYPCPECGRRFSQKPNLTRHRRNHTGERPYRCAACGRSFSQKQHLLKHQRVHLETLSPTPSVKVEAL